GTCGTAGTGTGTACCTGCTCTGAGAGCCGTCTCAGCCTTAGTCAGGTAGTGTCGTAGTGTGTGTAGTTTGGCTGGCTGCTCCTCCAGTGATTTATGCTGCCAGATAGCTGATCCAGGACCTGCTGTTAACCTGATCTCCTTCCAGCGCTGCAGCAGCGAGAACAGCTCAGAGAACGacctggagaagaggaagagagaggcagagagagggatagagagagggggatgagagagagagagggatgagagagagggagagggagtgagagggtgagagagagagagaggacgagagttTGCctatcattcattcattcattccaaGCTAATTCTATATGAGCATTGGCTGAAgcagaaagggggagggatgagagggggggtgagaggggggagacagtttGGCCACAACTCAATTATTTCTAATCTAGTTCAGTTAGCACTGGACAGTGTTAGATCAagagtgaaatatatatatatatgtttaattAGTTATGAAGGGTGTACGTCTGTTTAATTAGTTGTGAAGGGTGTACGTCTGTTTAATTAGTTATGAAGGGTGAAGGGTGTACGTCTGTTTAATTAGTTATGAAGGGTGTACGTCTGTTTAATTAGTTATGAAGGGTGTACGTCTGTTTAATTAGTTATGAAGTGTGTACGTCTGTTTAATTAGTTATGAAGGGTGTACGTCTGTTTAATTAGTTGTGAAGGGTGTACGTCTGTTTAATTAGTTACGAAGGGTGTACGTCTGTTTAATTAGTTATGAAGGGTGTACGTCTGTTTAATTAGTTACGAAGGGTGTACGTCTGTTTAATTAGTTATGAAGGGTGAAGGGTGTACGTCTGTTTAATTAGTTATGAAGGGTGTACGTCTGTTTAATTAGTTGTGAAGGGTGTACGTCTGTTTAATTAGTTATGAAGGGTGTACGTCTGTTTAATTAGTTATGAAGGCTGTACGTCTGTTTAATTAGTTATGAAGGCTGTACGTCTGTTTAATTAGTTATGAAGGCTGTACGTCTGTTTAATTAGTTATGAAGGGTGTACGTCTGTTTAATTAGTTATGAAGGGTGTACGTCTGTTTAATTAGTTATGAAGGGTCTACGTCTGTTTAATTAGTTATGAAGGGTCTACGTCTGTTTAATTAGTTACGAAGGGTGTACGTCTGTTTAATTAGTTATGAAGGGTGTACGTCTGTTTAATTAGTTATGAAGGGTGTACGTCTGTTTAATTAGTTATGAAGGCTGTACGTCTGTTTAATTAGTTATGAAGGGTGTACGTCTGTTTAATTAGTTATGAAGGGTGTACGTCTGTTTAATTAGTTATGAAGGGTCTACGTCTGTTTAATTAGTTATGAAGGGTGAAGGGTGTACGTCTGTTTAATTAGTTATGAAGGGTGTACGTCTGTTTAATTAGTTATGAAGGGTGTACGTCTGTTTAATTAGTTATGAAGGCTGTACGTCTGTTTAATTAGTTATGAAGGGTGTACGTCTGTTTAATTAGTTATGAAGGGTGTACGTCTGTTTAATTAGTTATGAAGGGTCTACGTCTGTTTAATTAGTTATGAAGGGTGAAGGGTGTACGTCTGTTTAATTAGTTATGAAGGGTGTACGTCTGTTTAATTAGTTATGAAGGGTCTACGTCTGTTTAATTAGTTATGAAGGGTGTACGTCTGTTTAATTAGTTGTGAAGGGTGTACGTCTGTTTAATTAGTTGTGAAGGGTGAAGTGTGTACGTCTGTTTAATTAGTTATGAAGGGTGTACGTCTGTTTAATTAGTTATGAAGGGTGTACGTCTGTTTAATTAGTTATGAAGGGTCTACGTCTGTTTAATTAGTTGTGAAGTGTGTACGTCTGTTTAATTAGTTGTGAAGGGTGTACGTCTGTTTAATTAGTTATGAAGGCTGTACGTCTGTTTAATTAGTTATGAAGTGTGTACGTCTGTTTAATTAGTTATGAAGGGTGTACGTCTGTTTAATTAGTTATGAAGGGTGAAGGGTGTACGTCTGTTTAATTAGTTACGAAGGGTGTACGTCTGTTTAATTAGTTATGAAGGGTGAAGGGTGTACGTCTGTTTAATTAGTTATGAAGGGTGTACGTCTGTTTAATTAGTTATGAAGGGTGAAGGGTGTACGTCTGTTTAATTAGTTATGAAGGGTGAAGGGTGTACGTCTGTTTAATTAGTTATGAAGGGTGTACGTCTGTTTAATTAGTTATGAAGGGTGAAGGGTGTACGTCTGTTTAATTAGTTATGAAGGGTGAAGGGTGTACGTCTGTTTAATTAGTTATGAAGGGTGTATGTCTGTTTAATTAGTTATGAAGGGTGTACGTCTGTTTAATTAGTTACGAAGGGTGTACGTCTGTTTAATTAGTTATGAAGGGTGAAGGGTGTACGTCTGTTTAATTAGTTATGAAGGGCGAAGGGTGTACGTCTGTTTAATTAGTTATGAAGGGTGTACGTCTGTTTAATTAGTTATGAAGGGTGTACGTCTGTTTAATTAGTTATGAAGGGTGTACGTCTGTTTAATTAGTTGTGAAGGGTGTACGTCTGTTTAATTAGTTATGAAGTGTGTACGTCTGTTTAATTAGTTATGAAGGGTGAAGGGTGTACGTCTGTTTAATTAGTTATGAAGGGTGTACGTCTGTTTAATTAGTTATGAAGGGTGTACGTCTGTTTAATTAGTTATGAAGGGTGAAGGGTGTACGTCTGTTTAATTAGTTATGAAGTGTGTACGTCTGTTTAATTAGTTATGAAGGGTGTACGTCTGTTTAATTAGTTATGAAGGGTGAAGGGTGTACGTCTGTTTAATTAGTTATGAAGTGTGTACGTCTGTTTAATTAGTTATGAAGGGTGAAGGGTGTACGTCTGTTTAATTAGTTATGAAGTGTGTACGTCTGTTTAATTAGTTATGAAGGGTGTACGTCTGTTTAATTAGTTATGAAGGGTGAAGGGTGTACGTCTGTTTAATTAGTTATGAAGTGTGTACGTCTGTTTAATTAGTTATGAAGGGTGTACGTCTGTTTAATTAGTTATGAAGGGTGTACGTCTGTTTAATTAGTTATGAAGGGCGTACGTCTGTTTAATTAGTTGTGAAGGGCGTACGTCTGTTTAATTAGTTAAGAAGGGTGTACGTCTGTTTAATTAGTTACGAAGGGTGTACGTGTTTCTGACCTGTGGAACCCTCCGCGCAGCATCTCTACACAGACGTTCTGCCTCACGCTGTTACGGAACCTGACAACAGAGAGGACGTAAAACCTGAACTAAGAGCGAAAAACATTAAAGAACAACTTCCTGTTACTGCTCGTAAACACCCACCTGTACTGGGTACCGTACTTATTCATCTAGTTAGGATTTCCCACACAGCTTAGCAGGTAGAGTGGGCAACTTTGGAACTTTCAGGGGCGTGAGGAAGAAACGTGTTGAAGGTATATTCCTTGGAAAATAGTTTTATGTGAAAACCAGACTTTCTGCACTGTTTTGTTCAAATAATTTGTTAAATTTAGTATAGTATACGCTTCAGTCTTAAGCATCCTAGTTGAAGGCTTCAAAGGTTAGCATGATGTGATCCTGGTTGGTAATCCAACTGACTATAGGCTACTAACCTGGCAATCCAACTGACTATAGGCTACTAACCTGGCAATCCAACTAACTGTAGGCTACTAACCTGGCAATCCAACTGACTATAGGCTACTAACCTGGCAATCCAACTGATTATAGGCTACTAACCTGGCAATCCAACTGATTATAGGCTACTAACCTGGCAATCCAACTGATTATAGGCTACTAACCTGGCAATCCAACTGATTATAGGCTACTAACCTGGCAATCCAACTGACTATAGGCTACTAACCTGGCAATCCAACTGACTATAGGCTACTAACCTGGCAATCCAACTGATTATAGGCTACTAACCTGGCAATCCAACTGATTATAGGCTACTAACCTGGCAATCCAACTGACTATAGGCTACTAACCTGGCAATCCAACTGACTATAGGCTACTAACCTGGCAATCCAACTGATTATAGGCTACTAACCTGGCAATCCAACTGATTATAGGCTACTAACCTGGCAATCCAACTGACTATTGGCTACTAACCTGGCAATCCAACTGATTATAGGCTACTAACCTGGCAATCCAACTGATTATAGGCTACTAATCTGGCAATCCAACTGACTATAGGCTACTAACCTGGCAATCCAACTGACTATAGGCTACTAACCTGGCAATCCAACTGACTATAGGCTACTAACCTGGCAATCCAACTGACTATAGGCTACTAACCTGGCAATCCAACTGACTATTGGCTACTAACCTGGCAATCCAACTGATTATAGTCTACTAACCTGGCAATCCAACAGACTATAGGCTACTAACCTGGCAATCCAACTGACTATAGGCTACTAACCTGGCAATCCAACTGACTATAGGCTACTAACTTGGCAATCCAACTGATTATAGGCTACTAACCTGGCAATCCAACTGATTATAGGCTACTAACCTGGCAATCCAACTGACTATAGGCTACTAACCTGGCAATCCAACTGATTATAGGCTACTAACCTGGCAATCCAACTGATTTTAGGCTACTAACCTGGCAATCCAACTGATTATAGGCTACTAACCTGGCAATCCAACTGATTATAGGCTACTAACCTGGCAATCCAACTGACTATAGGCTACTAACCTGGCAATCCAACTGATTATAGGCTACTAACCTGGCAATCCAACTGATTATAGGCTACTAACCTGGCAATTCAACTGACTATTGGCTACTAACCTGGCAATCCAACTGATTATAGGCTACTAACCTGGCAATTCAACTGATTATAGGCTACTAACCTGGCAATCCAACTGATTATAGGCTACTAACCTGGCAatccaaccaaaacaaacagttaCTAATCACACGTTGCTATTTATCGCTGACCAGCAGATGTCACTAATGTGCACTGCACCGGATAATGACGCTCAGAGAAATTAACCTATTTTTTGACACAATTGGCTGAAAAGCCTCAATGCTTCAGGAAGCtttgtttccccatcactacCTTTAGCTGGCGGCATTCATGgacagacaggggaacagggctTTGAAGTGAAGTAGACAATCACCCAGCATTGCACTGCAGGTCACCCAGCATTGGGTGGTTTGTGGTGAACTCTACTGGTGAACATGTGAACTGCACTGAATTGAGCTGAGCAGCGAAGCGCATAAATAGACCTAGACACATAATAAACAAATGAATTAACTTACAGGGCGATTCAACTGATTATAGGCAAATGAATTGACTTACAGAGCAATTCAACTGATTATAGGCAAATGAATCAACTTACAGGGCGATTCAACTGATTATAGGCAAATGAATTGACTTACAGAGCGATTCAACTGATTATAGGCAAATTAATTGACTTACAGAGCGATTCAACTGATTATAGGCAATTGAATCAACTTACAGGGCGATTCAACTGATTATAGGCAAATGAATTGACTTACAGGGCGATTCAACTGATTATAGGCAAATGAATTGACTTACAGGGAGATTCAACTGATTATAGGCAAATGAATTGACTTACAGAGCGATTCAACTGATTATAGGCAAATGAATTGACTTATAGGGAGATTCAACTGATTATAGGCAAATGAATTGACTTACAGAGCGATTCAACTGATTATAGGCAAATGAATTGACTTACAGAGCGATTCAACTGATTATAGGCAAATGAATTGACTTACAGGGCGATTTCATCCTTGGAAACAGTTGGGGTCTGGCTTCTTGTAGGCTGAGGTGTTTCAGTTTCGTTCCCCTTTTTCTGCATCCTAAAAACATGTGTAGGCCTTGGTCAATGTAATGTCTGTAATATCAATAAACTACTTTATTATAGATGGATAATGTCTGTAATATCAATAAACTACTTTATTATAGATGGATAATGTCTGTAATATCAATAAACTACTTTATTATAGATGGATAATGTCTGTAATATCAATAAACTACTTTATTATAGATGGATAATGTCTGATATCAACtaactactgtattatagacGGGTAATGTCTGTAATATCAACTATCTACTTTATTATAGACGGATAATGTCTGTAATATCAactatctactgtattatagacggataatgtctgtaatatcaactaactactgtattatagacGGATAATGTCTGATATCCAttaactactgtattatagacGGATAATGTCTGATATCCAttaac
Above is a genomic segment from Salvelinus fontinalis isolate EN_2023a chromosome 36, ASM2944872v1, whole genome shotgun sequence containing:
- the LOC129835649 gene encoding tetratricopeptide repeat protein 29-like produces the protein MSAEFAPRQKVTFLPDINKLDKRSPAQEQTSPWSRMQKKGNETETPQPTRSQTPTVSKDEIALFRNSVRQNVCVEMLRGGFHRSFSELFSLLQRWKEIRLTAGPGSAIWQHKSLEEQPAKLHTLRHYLTKAETALRAGTHYDTT